Proteins from a single region of Desulfobacteraceae bacterium:
- a CDS encoding sigma 54-interacting transcriptional regulator, which translates to MALEDKIYQLELKVLYEISGIIGQILQLDQALDSILEILSKSLSMERATVTLRDMQTGLLKICASHSLRPEEKKRGIYQPSEGVTGLIFRTAQPFFVPDIGKEPLFLNKTQSRDVRKDSIAFIGVPIILHGTPIGVFSVDRLFEPEVSFQEDIRFLTIVATLIAQFVHLNRQIEKREMKLKSENRSLRAEISEKYNHFFAVGISPAMQALNELIRKVAPSKASVLLLGESGTGKTLTARILHELSSRSRRPFAKVNCAALPDNLIEAELFGHEKGAFTGASEAKKGRFEEADGGTVFLDEIGELPPSVQAKLLHFLQEREFERLGSTRTRRVDVRIIAATNADLPTAVAEGRFRPDLYHRLNVFPIAIPPLRQRLADIPLLANYFLEKSAKEYGKSLQFAPASMAVLTGYHWPGNVRELENLTERLAILSETPLIAPQALPAYLFRKFRESAANGTGEPAVSRIEEMERDAVLEALEKNGWIQQKAAREIGLSLRQMGYRVKKFGLANLIREGRSRSSGQPTRQP; encoded by the coding sequence ATGGCTTTGGAAGATAAAATTTACCAGTTGGAGTTGAAGGTCCTCTACGAGATCAGCGGCATCATCGGCCAGATTCTGCAGCTGGACCAGGCCCTCGACTCGATCCTGGAGATCCTCTCCAAATCGCTTTCCATGGAGCGCGCCACCGTGACCCTGCGGGACATGCAGACCGGACTGCTGAAGATCTGCGCCTCCCACAGCCTCCGGCCGGAGGAAAAGAAACGGGGGATCTACCAGCCCAGCGAGGGCGTCACCGGGTTGATCTTTCGCACCGCCCAGCCCTTTTTCGTGCCGGACATCGGCAAGGAGCCTCTCTTTCTCAACAAAACCCAGTCCCGCGATGTTCGCAAGGACAGCATCGCCTTTATCGGGGTGCCCATCATCCTGCACGGCACCCCCATCGGGGTCTTCAGCGTGGACCGCCTCTTCGAGCCCGAGGTGTCCTTCCAGGAGGACATCCGCTTCCTGACCATCGTGGCGACCCTGATCGCCCAGTTCGTGCACCTCAACCGCCAGATCGAGAAGCGCGAAATGAAACTCAAGAGCGAAAACCGGTCCCTGCGGGCGGAAATTTCAGAGAAGTACAACCATTTCTTCGCCGTGGGGATCAGCCCCGCCATGCAGGCCCTCAACGAGCTGATCCGCAAAGTCGCCCCCAGCAAGGCCTCGGTCCTGCTGCTGGGGGAATCGGGCACCGGCAAAACCCTGACCGCGCGCATCCTGCACGAACTCAGCAGCCGCTCCCGGCGCCCCTTCGCCAAGGTCAACTGCGCGGCCCTGCCCGACAACCTGATCGAAGCGGAGCTTTTCGGCCATGAAAAAGGAGCCTTTACCGGGGCCTCGGAGGCCAAAAAGGGCCGCTTCGAAGAGGCCGACGGCGGCACCGTCTTCCTGGACGAAATCGGGGAGCTGCCCCCCAGCGTCCAGGCCAAACTGCTGCACTTTCTGCAGGAGCGTGAATTCGAGCGCCTGGGCAGCACCCGCACCCGGCGCGTGGACGTCCGGATCATCGCCGCCACCAACGCCGATCTGCCCACGGCGGTGGCCGAGGGCCGCTTTCGGCCGGACCTCTACCACCGCCTGAACGTTTTCCCGATCGCCATCCCCCCACTTCGCCAGCGCCTGGCGGACATTCCGCTGCTGGCCAACTACTTTCTTGAAAAAAGCGCCAAGGAGTATGGCAAAAGCCTCCAGTTCGCCCCCGCCAGCATGGCGGTGCTGACAGGCTACCACTGGCCCGGCAATGTCCGTGAGCTGGAAAATCTCACCGAGCGCCTGGCCATCCTGTCGGAAACCCCCCTGATCGCCCCCCAGGCCCTGCCGGCCTACCTCTTTCGCAAGTTCCGCGAAAGCGCCGCCAACGGCACCGGTGAGCCGGCCGTTTCGCGCATCGAGGAAATGGAGCGTGACGCCGTCCTGGAAGCCCTGGAAAAAAACGGCTGGATCCAGCAGAAGGCCGCCCGCGAAATCGGGCTCAGTCTTCGCCAGATGGGCTACCGGGTAAAGAAATTCGGATTGGCAAACCTGATCCGCGAAGGCCGCAGCCGCTCCAGCGGCCAGCCGACCCGCCAGCCTTAG
- the nifH gene encoding nitrogenase iron protein, with the protein MRKIAIYGKGGIGKSTTTQNTVAGLAEMGLKVMVVGCDPKADSTRLLLHGLAQRTVLDTLRDEGEDVELEDVRKEGFGKTLCTESGGPEPGVGCAGRGIITSINLLEQLGAYAESEALDYVFYDVLGDVVCGGFAMPIREGKAQEIYIVVSGEMMAMYAANNICKGIVKFAEAGGVRLGGLICNSRKVDNEREMIEALADRLGTQMIHFVPRDNMVQRAEINRKTVIDFDPDHPQAEEYRKLARKIAENEMKVIPKPMAIEELEKLLIDYGIAA; encoded by the coding sequence ATGAGAAAAATCGCGATCTACGGCAAGGGCGGTATCGGCAAATCCACCACTACCCAGAACACGGTGGCCGGGTTGGCGGAGATGGGCCTCAAGGTGATGGTCGTCGGCTGCGACCCCAAGGCGGACTCCACCCGGCTGCTGCTCCACGGCCTGGCACAACGGACCGTGCTGGACACCCTGCGCGACGAGGGTGAGGATGTCGAGCTGGAGGATGTCCGCAAGGAGGGCTTTGGCAAAACCCTGTGCACCGAGTCCGGCGGCCCCGAGCCCGGGGTCGGCTGCGCCGGTCGCGGGATCATCACCTCCATCAACCTGCTGGAGCAGCTGGGCGCCTATGCCGAAAGCGAAGCCCTGGACTACGTTTTCTACGACGTTCTGGGCGACGTCGTCTGCGGCGGGTTCGCCATGCCGATCCGCGAGGGCAAGGCCCAGGAGATCTACATCGTCGTATCCGGCGAAATGATGGCGATGTACGCCGCCAACAACATCTGCAAAGGCATCGTCAAATTCGCCGAGGCCGGCGGGGTCCGGCTGGGGGGCTTGATCTGCAACAGCCGCAAGGTGGACAACGAGCGCGAGATGATCGAAGCCCTGGCCGACCGGCTGGGCACCCAGATGATTCACTTCGTGCCCCGCGACAACATGGTCCAGCGGGCCGAGATCAACCGCAAGACAGTCATCGATTTCGATCCAGACCACCCCCAGGCCGAGGAGTACCGCAAGCTGGCGCGCAAGATCGCCGAGAACGAAATGAAGGTCATCCCCAAGCCGATGGCCATCGAGGAGCTGGAAAAACTCCTGATCGACTACGGCATCGCCGCCTGA
- a CDS encoding P-II family nitrogen regulator, which yields MIMIRSIVRPEKVDNVLAALMEAGFPGVTKMSVVGRGKQRGIKIGEVTYDEIPKEMLLTVVQDKDKDFAVRTIIKAARTGEKGAYGDGKIFLLPVEAAYTISSGIKETADGVTEEVAI from the coding sequence ATGATTATGATCCGATCCATCGTTCGCCCCGAGAAAGTCGACAACGTGCTGGCCGCCCTGATGGAGGCCGGGTTTCCGGGGGTCACCAAAATGTCCGTGGTGGGCCGCGGCAAGCAGCGCGGCATCAAGATCGGGGAGGTCACCTACGACGAAATCCCCAAGGAGATGCTGCTGACCGTGGTCCAGGACAAGGACAAGGACTTCGCCGTGCGGACAATCATCAAGGCCGCGCGCACCGGTGAGAAGGGCGCCTACGGCGACGGCAAGATCTTTCTCCTGCCGGTGGAGGCGGCCTACACCATCAGCTCCGGCATCAAGGAGACGGCCGACGGCGTCACCGAGGAGGTGGCGATATGA
- a CDS encoding P-II family nitrogen regulator, translating into MKEILAVVRMNMMNQTKRALAEAGITSMTAREALGRGRGLVDLQLLQGAERGYEEAISQLGQSSRLIPKRALLIVVPDKLVDLTAKTIIRVNRTGKSGDGMIFVLPALNAVRVRTGEDGDDVLDDV; encoded by the coding sequence ATGAAAGAGATCCTCGCAGTCGTGCGCATGAACATGATGAACCAGACCAAACGGGCCCTGGCGGAGGCCGGCATTACCTCGATGACCGCCCGCGAGGCCCTGGGCCGCGGCAGGGGCCTGGTGGACCTGCAGCTCCTCCAGGGGGCCGAGCGCGGCTATGAAGAGGCCATCTCGCAGTTGGGCCAGAGCAGCCGCCTGATTCCCAAGCGGGCGCTGCTGATCGTGGTGCCCGACAAACTGGTGGACCTTACGGCCAAAACCATCATCCGGGTCAACCGGACCGGCAAGTCGGGCGACGGCATGATCTTCGTCCTGCCGGCCTTAAACGCCGTCCGCGTGCGCACCGGCGAGGACGGCGACGATGTCCTCGATGACGTGTAA